From the genome of Geoanaerobacter pelophilus:
TCGGGCGCCATATAGCCGAGTCGGCTTATCTCAAGCGGCGTCGGCACATATGGTTCTGCACAGTGGTTGCATACTAATCGAAGCAGCCTTTGCGCCACGACACAGACTACTGTTGACGATATCAGGAACGCCTCAATCTCCATATTCATAAGCCGGATAAGCCCGCCAATGCTGTCCTCGGTATGAAAGGTTGTGAGGACCTTGTGACCGGTCAAGGCGGCCTGGATTGCCGTTTCCGCTGAGAATGTGTCCCTGATTTCTCCGAGGACTATTATGTCAGGGTCTTGCCGGACAATATGCCGGAGCGTCTCTTCAAAAGTTACGCCGATCTTGGGGTTGATAGAGCATTGCGAAATACCGTCGATGACAAACTCTACCGGATCTTCGGCTGTGATGATGCTGGTGTTGATGTTGTTGAGATACTTGACACAGCTGTACAGTGTCGATGTCTTCCCTGATCCGGTGGGGCCGGTTACAATCATGACTCCTGTAGGCGTGTCCAGGGCATCATAGATGAAGTGCTCCAGCATGCGAGGCGCCATACCGATGTCGTTTATTTCGAGAATAGAGCCTTTCTTGTTCAACAGCCTCAGGACGATCTTTTCACCGAAAATCGTTATGTAGAAGGAGACTCGCATGTCAAGATTGAAGCCGTGCTTGCGGCTTTCGAACAGGATCCTGCCATCCTGATGCCGTCGTTTTTCCGCAATGTCGGCCTGTGCCATGACCTTAATCCGGCTCGAGATCTGAGGCGCCAGCTCAAGGGGGAGATCCCGGTGTTGCATCATCACCCCGTCCCTTCGGAGGCGGATCCGAATCCGGTCTTTCATCGGCTCTATATGGATATCACTGGCATTTTCGGTTATGGCATCATCAAAAAGGGTGTTGATTATCCCGATAACCGTGTTCTCATCGGCAACACCTTTTTCCGTATGGAGTGCATTTTTTTCCGCATTGGTGAGAGCTTCCAGTATCTCCAGTTTAGAGGTTATGGCCGGGCTGATGTTCTTGCCGAAAATGGACTCGGCAATTTCCCGTGACTTCTTATCCAGTGGGTCTGCAAAGGCAATGGTAAAAACATCCCCGGTTTTCTCTACCGGAACAAAAAGGAGGTCACGACAAGTTTGAAACGAGGCCTTGGTAAACAGCTTCTTGTCCAGTTTTCTGAATTCCAGCTCAACCTGCGGAAAGCCGAGTTGGTAAGCGAGTACTTCAAGGAGCTTCCGCTCGTCAATGAAGCCGTGAGCCACCAGGAGGTCTCCCAGTTTCATCCCGGAAGCTCCTTCTTTCTGCAGGTTCAAGGCTGCTTGCAGGTCTGACTCTCGCATGTAGCCGAGTTCGACCAGCAGGTCTCCCATGCGGATCGCCACACGGTTCTTGCGCAAGGTATCGCGGACTTGGTCACCGGTAACATAGCCAAGCTCTTGAATTATGTCGATGATAGTCTTTTTTGAGGCAAGCTTGGAGCGAACGCGGATGGCGTAAGAGAGTTGGTCCTTGGTTAGCAGTGATTCCTTGACTAGCAGTGGCGCTATCGCCCCTGCTTGGGGAAATAGTTCCTCGGGATTTTTTTGCATGTCACTCATAGGTCTCTCAAAGTCGGGTTGATTTCGAGAAGTATAGACCATCAACAAGCCAATGCAACCGCTCCGCACCGAAATATATCAGGGCTCTGATAGGTCGAAACGGTACAAAGTCTCATCGTGAGCGGGAGGGGTATATCTGCGCTTCAGCCCTTTGAGCCCATCTTTGGCAAACAGGTTTTCAATGTTGCTGTCATCAAGCACATCACCCATCTCTGCCTCGACCACTTCGGGGTCTTCTCCTGATTCCAGCCGGCGGATAGCTTCTTCGAAACCACCTCCCAGATTCATCCCGGTTGCTTCCGAAAGTCTGCGCATCATTTTTGCCATTTGCCGCGGGTCATTTTCATCCGCCCCATCAAATTCGCTTGCCATTCCCATAAGAGCCTTTTCGAGCTTGGCTTCATCAATTTCGGGGATTTCTCCACCGGACGACTCATCCTTCCTCCCACTGGATATGGCGAAGTGTGATACCTTGCGCTCCAATTCGGGCTTGCGGCATTTGGGGCAGGCCGGTTTTCTTTCCGCATCTGCCGTCTTTGCGAGAAA
Proteins encoded in this window:
- a CDS encoding GspE/PulE family protein, encoding MSDMQKNPEELFPQAGAIAPLLVKESLLTKDQLSYAIRVRSKLASKKTIIDIIQELGYVTGDQVRDTLRKNRVAIRMGDLLVELGYMRESDLQAALNLQKEGASGMKLGDLLVAHGFIDERKLLEVLAYQLGFPQVELEFRKLDKKLFTKASFQTCRDLLFVPVEKTGDVFTIAFADPLDKKSREIAESIFGKNISPAITSKLEILEALTNAEKNALHTEKGVADENTVIGIINTLFDDAITENASDIHIEPMKDRIRIRLRRDGVMMQHRDLPLELAPQISSRIKVMAQADIAEKRRHQDGRILFESRKHGFNLDMRVSFYITIFGEKIVLRLLNKKGSILEINDIGMAPRMLEHFIYDALDTPTGVMIVTGPTGSGKTSTLYSCVKYLNNINTSIITAEDPVEFVIDGISQCSINPKIGVTFEETLRHIVRQDPDIIVLGEIRDTFSAETAIQAALTGHKVLTTFHTEDSIGGLIRLMNMEIEAFLISSTVVCVVAQRLLRLVCNHCAEPYVPTPLEISRLGYMAPELAGAEFREGKGCKECRFTGFKGRTAIFELLVLNEPVKEAILGDKSSAEIRRLSMETSGLVTLFEDGLVKAARGLISIHEVLRDLPRISKPRPLHELKRILGI
- a CDS encoding FmdB family zinc ribbon protein, whose product is MPVYEFYCSACHTIFNFLAKTADAERKPACPKCRKPELERKVSHFAISSGRKDESSGGEIPEIDEAKLEKALMGMASEFDGADENDPRQMAKMMRRLSEATGMNLGGGFEEAIRRLESGEDPEVVEAEMGDVLDDSNIENLFAKDGLKGLKRRYTPPAHDETLYRFDLSEP